The proteins below are encoded in one region of Burkholderiales bacterium:
- a CDS encoding flavoprotein, protein MRDHKPRLAWALTGSGHFLRESLNIALELPHVDLYLSKAAAEVVHMYAHNLKELRARFRVFRDNTASAAPVGLFYYGHYHTVVIAPATSNTVAKCVCGISDSLVTNIFAQAGKCRVHSIVFACDTEPVVTTEAPKEWVTLYPRKIDLDNTEKLKSFENVTVVMRIEELRDAVSARMKALGI, encoded by the coding sequence GTGCGCGATCACAAGCCCCGCCTCGCCTGGGCACTAACCGGCTCCGGACATTTCCTCAGGGAATCACTGAACATCGCGCTTGAGTTGCCGCACGTCGACCTATATCTGTCGAAAGCAGCGGCCGAGGTTGTGCACATGTACGCTCACAATTTGAAGGAACTGCGCGCGCGCTTTCGCGTATTCCGGGACAACACCGCAAGTGCTGCGCCGGTAGGTTTGTTCTACTACGGGCATTACCATACCGTGGTCATCGCTCCCGCTACGTCCAACACGGTCGCCAAATGCGTTTGCGGCATTTCAGACAGCCTGGTTACCAACATTTTCGCGCAAGCCGGAAAGTGTCGAGTACACAGCATCGTCTTTGCTTGCGATACCGAGCCGGTGGTAACCACTGAAGCGCCAAAGGAGTGGGTGACGCTATACCCGCGCAAAATTGATCTCGACAACACGGAAAAACTGAAAAGCTTTGAAAATGTCACAGTGGTTATGCGCATCGAAGAGTTGCGCGACGCGGTTAGCGCGCGCATGAAGGCGCTGGGCATATAG
- a CDS encoding sigma-54-dependent Fis family transcriptional regulator, which yields MSDLTTHAKFIHSVLKGAVKFDDARVIRSWKRCLDDYRLDPAGPRDPAVVDRRELLERQERIVEVLSIAKTEMSNLYQQLAGSRYAIMLTDVDGVLLSYFGDPEFTVTASKTGLMLGAVWSEQYQGTNGMGTCLIEKKPLIIHHREHFLARNIGLTCSAAPIFDHEGKLLAVLDASGESRLAQQHTLVLVNMSAQMIENRVFLSNFSREFIVRFHSRPEFVGTLGEGAIAFAGDGRVMAANHSALFQLGYSVPRDVCGKDIGELFNTTLQSSLELSSRNSFRPMPIFEARHGGRYFAVAQQPEGVKPVPAAPRGYRKGLNTPPAAGTSPLDELEFGDPLMQRNIGAAKRVLSREVAVLIYGETGTGKEMFAKALHYSSSRADKPFVAINCASIPETLIESELFGYKAGAFTGASREGQRGKIFQANGGTLFLDEIGDMPIQLQARLLRVLEEREVLPLGSELPVKVDIKLISATHCNLTEKILKGEFRQDLYYRLNGLSVSLPPLRERADKRSLIKNILATENTESRKVEIDEQALAALERYRWPGNIRQLRNVLRTVLALREDDTIAIKDLPQEIGGGREPARDIRNDTMAALNPLESAERGALCRELESHHWNITNVARQLKVSRNTLYRKMQRLNIKDPNKDTLR from the coding sequence ATGTCTGATCTCACCACGCACGCCAAGTTCATTCATTCCGTCCTGAAGGGCGCGGTAAAATTTGACGACGCCAGAGTCATCCGTTCCTGGAAGCGTTGCCTCGACGATTACCGGTTGGACCCTGCAGGCCCCCGGGACCCGGCCGTCGTGGACCGGCGCGAATTGCTGGAACGCCAGGAGCGAATCGTCGAGGTACTGTCTATAGCCAAGACCGAAATGTCCAATCTTTATCAGCAACTCGCGGGCTCGCGGTACGCCATCATGCTTACCGATGTGGACGGCGTGCTGCTCAGTTATTTTGGTGACCCTGAGTTCACCGTTACCGCGTCAAAAACAGGCTTGATGCTGGGCGCGGTGTGGAGCGAGCAATACCAAGGTACCAATGGAATGGGCACCTGCCTGATCGAAAAAAAACCGCTGATCATTCATCACCGGGAACATTTCCTGGCGCGCAATATCGGGCTTACCTGCTCCGCCGCGCCGATTTTCGACCACGAGGGAAAGCTGCTTGCCGTATTGGATGCTTCGGGGGAATCTCGGCTGGCACAGCAGCACACCCTGGTACTGGTCAACATGTCGGCGCAAATGATAGAGAACCGGGTTTTTCTTTCGAATTTCAGCAGGGAATTCATCGTGCGCTTCCACAGCCGACCTGAATTTGTGGGCACCCTGGGCGAGGGCGCGATCGCTTTTGCAGGGGACGGCCGCGTGATGGCGGCGAATCACAGCGCTTTATTTCAGCTCGGATATTCGGTGCCGCGCGATGTTTGCGGCAAGGACATTGGCGAATTGTTCAATACAACACTGCAATCCTCGCTTGAGCTTTCCTCGCGCAATTCATTCCGCCCGATGCCGATCTTCGAAGCGCGACACGGCGGCCGCTATTTCGCGGTTGCACAACAGCCCGAAGGCGTCAAGCCGGTTCCGGCCGCGCCGCGCGGGTACCGGAAAGGCTTAAACACCCCTCCTGCAGCCGGGACCTCACCGCTTGATGAGCTGGAGTTTGGCGATCCATTAATGCAGCGCAATATCGGTGCGGCCAAGCGCGTGCTGAGCCGTGAAGTGGCGGTGCTTATTTATGGAGAAACCGGCACAGGTAAGGAAATGTTCGCCAAAGCCCTGCACTATTCGAGCAGCCGCGCCGATAAGCCGTTCGTGGCTATCAATTGTGCGTCCATTCCGGAAACGCTGATCGAGTCCGAATTGTTTGGGTACAAGGCCGGAGCGTTCACCGGCGCAAGCAGGGAAGGCCAGAGAGGAAAAATTTTTCAGGCGAACGGGGGCACATTGTTCCTGGACGAAATCGGAGATATGCCGATCCAGCTTCAGGCGCGGCTGCTGCGCGTGCTCGAAGAACGCGAGGTCCTGCCTCTCGGCAGCGAGCTCCCGGTAAAAGTGGATATCAAACTGATCAGCGCCACGCATTGCAATCTTACTGAAAAAATACTTAAGGGAGAGTTCCGCCAGGATCTGTATTACCGCCTCAACGGACTCAGTGTTTCCTTGCCCCCGCTGCGCGAGCGCGCCGATAAGCGCAGCCTAATAAAAAATATTCTGGCAACAGAAAATACCGAGAGCCGTAAAGTTGAAATTGACGAGCAGGCCCTGGCGGCGTTGGAACGTTATCGCTGGCCCGGCAATATCCGCCAGTTGCGCAATGTACTGCGCACCGTGCTTGCGCTACGCGAAGACGACACCATCGCCATCAAGGACCTACCTCAGGAAATCGGCGGCGGCCGGGAGCCAGCGCGCGATATCCGCAACGATACGATGGCAGCGCTCAATCCTCTGGAGTCTGCAGAGAGGGGCGCACTGTGTCGCGAATTGGAAAGCCACCATTGGAACATCACGAATGTGGCGCGGCAACTTAAGGTCAGCCGCAATACCCTGTACCGAAAAATGCAGCGGCTGAATATTAAAGACCCAAATAAAGATACCCTTCGCTAG
- a CDS encoding quinoprotein dehydrogenase-associated SoxYZ-like carrier encodes MNSLISLTRLALVLSTILCAAHANAADTATDPSKSETWIKVRNMLFEGRPIETSGNEIITLEAPVRAEDAATVPISIKAGIPQTSQRYVQKIYLIIDQNPSPIAAVFHLTPDSGRADIDTRVRIEQYTYVRAIAETSDGKLYMATRYVKASGGCSAPAGKDQEAALARLGKMKFRVDNKVALDHPNLAQLMISHPNNSGLQMDQLTRLYIPARYVKKVDVTYNGKLILSADVDFSISENPNFRFYFTPRTSGDLKAEVIDSNDLKFNSSIHVEPGVTAAGS; translated from the coding sequence ATGAACAGTTTAATTTCTTTGACGCGGCTTGCGCTCGTTTTAAGCACGATTTTGTGCGCCGCTCACGCCAATGCGGCCGATACCGCTACGGATCCCTCCAAATCCGAAACCTGGATCAAGGTAAGAAATATGCTGTTCGAAGGCCGGCCGATTGAGACGTCTGGAAACGAAATAATCACGCTTGAAGCGCCGGTGCGGGCAGAAGATGCGGCCACGGTTCCGATTTCCATCAAAGCCGGAATCCCGCAGACATCGCAAAGGTATGTGCAAAAGATTTATCTGATTATCGACCAGAACCCCTCGCCAATTGCTGCAGTATTTCACCTCACTCCGGATAGCGGGCGCGCGGACATCGACACGCGGGTGAGAATCGAACAATACACCTACGTACGGGCAATCGCCGAAACGAGCGATGGCAAGCTATACATGGCAACGCGCTATGTAAAAGCGTCCGGCGGCTGCTCGGCACCGGCAGGAAAAGATCAAGAGGCAGCACTGGCCCGGCTCGGCAAAATGAAATTCCGCGTTGACAATAAAGTTGCGCTCGATCATCCGAATCTCGCTCAGCTCATGATCAGCCATCCCAATAACTCGGGGCTACAAATGGATCAGTTGACGCGTCTCTACATTCCCGCGCGTTATGTGAAAAAGGTAGACGTTACTTACAACGGCAAGTTGATACTCTCGGCTGACGTGGATTTTTCCATCAGCGAAAACCCGAACTTCCGCTTTTATTTCACTCCGCGCACATCCGGCGATCTGAAAGCCGAGGTCATTGATTCAAATGATCTCAAATTCAACAGCTCCATCCATGTGGAACCCGGCGTGACCGCCGCGGGAAGTTAA